The following proteins are co-located in the Mobula birostris isolate sMobBir1 chromosome 26, sMobBir1.hap1, whole genome shotgun sequence genome:
- the LOC140188015 gene encoding cold-inducible RNA-binding protein-like isoform X1: protein MSDEGKLFIGGLNFDTNEQSLESVFSKYGQISEVIVIKDRETQRSRGFGFVTFENPDDAKDAMLAMNGKSIDGRQVRVDQAGKSSGDRSRGYRGGNSSSRGFFRGGSGRRARGFSRGGGDRGYVARYDSRSGYSGSRDYYNRDRSQGSYGGGGSYRDSYDS from the exons ATGTCGGACGAAGGAAAGCTCTTCATCGGTGGTCTCAACTTCGACACGAACGAGCAGTCATTGGAATCAGTCTTCTCCAAATATGGACAGATATCTGAAG TTATTGTAATTAAAGATCGGGAGACGCAAAGATCAAGGGGTTTTGGTTTCGTCACCTTTGAGAATCCCGACGATGCAAAGGATGCTATGTTAGCCATgaatggaaag TCTATCGATGGGCGTCAGGTTAGAGTCGATCAAGCTGGAAAGTCTTCTGGAGACCGTTCCCGAGGTTACAGAGGTGGAAATTCAAGCAGTCGTGGATTTTTCCGTGGTGGGTCTGGACGTAGAGCACGTGGATTTTCTAGAG gtggcggagacagaggataTGTTGCACGCTATGATTCAAGAAGTGGTTACTCGGGATCAAGGGACTATTATAACAGAGATAG GAGTCAAGGGAGCTATGGCGGTGGTGGCTCTTACAGGGATAGCTATGACAGTTAA
- the LOC140188015 gene encoding cold-inducible RNA-binding protein-like isoform X2 — protein sequence MSDEGKLFIGGLNFDTNEQSLESVFSKYGQISEVIVIKDRETQRSRGFGFVTFENPDDAKDAMLAMNGKSIDGRQVRVDQAGKSSGDRSRGYRGGNSSSRGFFRGGSGRRARGFSRGGGDRGYVARYDSRSGYSGSRDYYNRDSQGSYGGGGSYRDSYDS from the exons ATGTCGGACGAAGGAAAGCTCTTCATCGGTGGTCTCAACTTCGACACGAACGAGCAGTCATTGGAATCAGTCTTCTCCAAATATGGACAGATATCTGAAG TTATTGTAATTAAAGATCGGGAGACGCAAAGATCAAGGGGTTTTGGTTTCGTCACCTTTGAGAATCCCGACGATGCAAAGGATGCTATGTTAGCCATgaatggaaag TCTATCGATGGGCGTCAGGTTAGAGTCGATCAAGCTGGAAAGTCTTCTGGAGACCGTTCCCGAGGTTACAGAGGTGGAAATTCAAGCAGTCGTGGATTTTTCCGTGGTGGGTCTGGACGTAGAGCACGTGGATTTTCTAGAG gtggcggagacagaggataTGTTGCACGCTATGATTCAAGAAGTGGTTACTCGGGATCAAGGGACTATTATAACAGAGATAG TCAAGGGAGCTATGGCGGTGGTGGCTCTTACAGGGATAGCTATGACAGTTAA